The Oscillatoria acuminata PCC 6304 genomic interval AATTTTAGAAAGATCTATTTTTATAGGGATTTTCTTAGAAGGTTCTCGCTCCCCTGAGATTGAAGAACATATTCAGAATCAAGTCCAAGAAACCAAGTTTTACAATCCCCAAAAAATCCTCCTCAGTTTTGACGAGATTGATTATCAAGCGTCTATTCCTAATTACTGGGATAATGAAACCCGCTCTTTATACTATATTCGCCAATGGAATAACATTAACAATGATAAATTTGGCGATTTAATTCTTAAAGTTCTTCAACTAGATAAAGAAATTCCCAGCCAAGTGTTGTTACGATTACTTGATTATAACTGGAAAGATGCAAAAGAATATTTACAAGAAAATGGATGTGATGTTAGTGATATTAGAGAAGAAGATCAGCGTGAGATTTTAGCTCAAACAGTATCTCCTTTAGAAATAGAACAAACCGAGGCAAAAGAAAACGAACTAGAAACTACTTCAAGTGCATTAACCCGTTCTCCTGACGGAACAGGAGAAAATCGAGAGGCGGTGGGCAAATGGGGTGAAGAACAAGCAAAGCAGTTTTACGAAAGAATGGGATACAAGCCCGAAAAAATTAATGACTTCTCGAAAGCTGGCTATGATTTTAAATGTTTTTCATGGCAAAATAATCCTCAAAAATTATGGGTGGAAGTTAAAACAATTAGCTCTAATACCCCTATAATCCGGCTAAAGCCAAGCCAATGGGAAAAAATGCAAACACCTAAAAAAAGACAACTTATCAATCCCCATACGCATATTGTGGAGCCTTCTTTTGAATATCAATTATTAATTGTTGCCCATACAAATTGTTCCCCTGACCAAATAATTCAAATTAGCGATCCTTGGGAAGTTTTGAAGCTATTTGTTTCGAGGCTTTATGATGAGGAGGTTCAAAACAAGACAGAGGCGAAATACAAGAAACTTGTGGAAGTAATCGTGGGCTTTCAACAAAGTGAGAAGGGAGAGACCAATGAAATTTTGTTAAATTGGCACCGACTATTAGAGCAAGCAAAGATTGACGAGCGAATTAAGATTCATCCCCGGGGTAATCTGAATGTTTAAAAGTTAACAGCAGCGATTAAGAGGGATCGAGCCAGCATTATCACTCCGTCGAATGCGAGAGACTGTTGCAAAGATTCCCATGCTTGGGGATATTGACTCTGTTGATACTGTTGAAATCCTTGCTGCAATAAAGAATTTGCTGCCAGTTTAGTTTGTAGCCAAGGCAACTCATATACAGGACTTACGCAGATTCTGAGAATTCTCCCCAAATGCGTAAGTCCTGACGGATAACCTCGATCGCTCTCACCCTGGGGAGGGGGCAGACTAAAGTCGGCACTCTGAACAATAGGGGCTGTAACTTAATACCCCAGCAACTTCGCCAGATCATCCACCAACTCATCCACCGGATAATTTTCATCATTGGACAAGACAATGATTGTCACCGGCTTCTCGATATAATGTCGATAAAAAGTGCTTGTGCCGTACCAACTGCCACTATGCTCCACATAGTCCGCACCCACTGCCCACCCTAAACCATAGGCAAAAGATTCGCCATTATCCAAAGTTCCCGATGTGAAAGCCAATTGTAAGGTTGCAGGTTCCACGAGATCGCCATTGCGTAATCCTTGATCATAACGGGCTAAATCGGCGATGGAAGTGAAAATATTGCCATCCCCCGCAATCACCGAAGGCAACGCAGAGGGGTTAAACTTCCCTTCGGGGGAAACCGCATAGCCCTCAGCCCGATTGGGGATTTGTTGTGCTAAATCCGCAAACACCACGGTATTATTCATCCCCAAGGGCATAAAAATCTGCTCTGCCATAAAGTCCCCAAAAGATTGCCCGGAAACCCGCTCAATGATTAAAGCTAAAAGAGCATAGCCACTATTGTTGTACTCAAATTCAACAGCGCGATCGCCCTCAATCTCCTGGGTATTCAACCATTGCAAATGATCCTCAACGGTTAAACGGGCAAAAGCCGCATCTGTTCCCTGCCAAGCATCCCCTGTATAGTCGGCTAAACCCGAAGTGTGATAGAGCAAATCAGCAATTAAAATCGGATTATCGGGGTTGGGATCTGCAAAATCCGGCAGATGCTGGATGACTGCATCCTCTAGTTCCAATTCTCCCGCCTCCATCAGGATTAAAATGGCGATCGCTGTCATTTGCTTGGATACGGAAGCCAAATCAAACACCGTATCCGGCGTAATCGGGCGTTGCGCCACTACATCGCTGAAACCATAGCCCTTTTGCCATATCGCCCCCTGGTCAAGAATCAGCACCGCAACACCGGGCCCATTCTCCCAGAGGCTGTCTGCAACAAGGCGATCTATTTCAGCAGTGCGTTTAGCCCCAAAGGCAAACTCCGATGACTCGCCCACTTCAGCCCCCGATTCCCCCAGGGGAATGGCGAAACAACTGGATAACAGCAAACTGCCCAACAGGTAAAGCGGGGTGATCATAAAGGAGGTGCGTCTAGGTTTAGGGTTCATCTGCTTTTGCTCATCAAATTCCGCAACCCCCCTGCATTTCCCAACCCCTGTTGTGCCATCATCTCGGCAACGGCGCGCATCAACTGCGCCCACTTTGCATTGATGAGTTCTTGAATCAGGGAGCGATCGGCGGGCGATCGTTGTTCGTCCATAGCCACACACCGGGTAGGGGAATTGCCTCCCCATTTTACCCCATTTGCCCCCATCAGAAACCAGGTTTCTTGGTTAAATCTTTGTGGAAAAACACTAGATTTAGGTTGTCATTGGTCATTGGTCATTTGTGGAAACTCGTTTTCTGGTCCCCCTTCAACGGTCAAGGGCGTCGCCTTCTGGGCAGATTAAGTTAAAATCAAGCCATTCATTACTCATTCCCCCCCGATTAAGATGACTCGAAAAATCAGCCTCGAACTTCCTGACGATTTGAGCCAACGTTTAGAAGCCAAAGCTCAAGTCATCAACATTTCTTTAGAAGCAATGATTCTGAACTCATTAGAAGAGTTAGCTACACAACCCGACGATCCAATTGCCGCACTGATCGGCACATTAAGCGCTGAACATCACGATATTGCATCTCGCCACGACGACTATATTGGACAAGCCATTAATTCCCAGGAGTTGCCTGGTGAAAAATAGTACATTTATTGATACTTCGGGCTGGGCAAACTTATTTATCAAAACTGAACCCCATCATCAGCAGGCAGTACAATGGTTTACTCAAGCCAGAGAACAAAACTACTTAATGGTGACAACGAACTATATTGTCCTTGAACTTGTAGCCTTGCTCAACAGTCCACTGAGAGTTCCTCGCCCCCAAATCTTTCAATATATTGATGCTATTCACTCGGCTCGTTATCTACAACTGGTGCGCGTTGAGCAGCAGATTGAAAATGCCGCATGGGAACTTTTAAAAAAGCGGTTAGATAAAAATTGGTCACTGGTTGACGCCACCTCGTTTATGATCATGCAGCAATTAGGAATTACCAATGCTCTAACCAGCGATCATCATTTCGACCAAGCGGGTTTTATTCGTCTTCTTAACTCCTAGGGCGACAGATATTGCTAGAAACCCGGGTTCTTGACCCCCTTCAACAGGTTAGAAACCGGGTTTGTTGACTAAATTTGGCAACCGAACCACAGATGTTGCTAGAAACCCGGTTTCTTGTCCCTCCCCTAGGTTCAGAAGTCACGGGAAAACCGAGCTAAAAGCTCCTCGCGGGATAGCTGCAAAATCAACTGAGCTTGCTCCAATGGGGGAATTTCGATTAACGCCTCGATAATCTGAGCTAATTCCGCATCTAAGGCACCAAATTTCACTTGCAGCAGGCTTTCCACCAGCCGCCGCTGTCCTTGCTGAACTCCTTGCTGGATGCCTTGCTGGACTCCTTGCTGGATGCCTTCTTCTTTAACAGTTTGTAACCGTTGTAAATACAGGGGTGATAGTTCCATAATTAACTCCCTCTCTTCTGGGGCTAAATTTTGCCGAGCTTGTAGCATTTCACGCAGGTTGTACAGTAATTCTAGCGTGGTTTCTCGCGTGGGATTATCCGGTGGGAGTTGGTATAATTCTTGCAGGGCTTGTTTTTGGACTTTGCCGGTGCCTAAAATCCGCAACCACAGGGTTTCTGGCGTGGGTGGGAGTTGGTGGAGGACGATAATGGCGCTTTGCAGTCCCTTGGGTAAAAAGTAAACGCCTCCCGGAAAGTTTTCTAAGTCTAAGGTTGCGCCAAAATCTGCTAAGACAGCGGCGGATGCGGTAGGCGTCATCATCCATAACCGGGGTGATTCGGCGGGAGTGATTCGTCTTTTTTCCCGGGTGGCTTGACGTTCAAATTCTGCCTTGATATTTAAAAGTTTCACCAGACAGCTACAAATTTCTCGGGGTTTAACCGGATTGCTAAAGGGTTCAAACACGGCTGAAGTTGTCGCCAATCTTCCCAGTAAGCCTAGGTGACTGGCATCGCCGATGTTTTCGGGGTTGGGCGTGAAAAATATGTCAATTTCTCGCCGTTGGGACGCCATAGTTTTGCTGGTTTCCATTTGACCTAATTGCCTTAACAGTTCCTGGATGTATTTTTTGGTGAATTCGTCGTAGATAAATCGGGTCATTTGTCATTTGTCATTTGTCATTTGTATAAATCGTTTTTTGTCCCTCAATCCAGAGTCATAAACTGGGTTTTTTGACTAAATGTTAGCAACAGAACCAGAGATGCTGCTAGAAACTCGGTTTTTTTGTCCCCCTAACCGAGTCATAAACCGGGTTTCTTTCCTGAATTTAATGGGCTCTAGGAGATTAGCCCTGTCAAGGTGTATTTGTAGGAGCGTATTGCATAAATTCTCTCATGTATGCAATACGCCCCTACAAGAAACAAGGATGAGGCAGGATTCCATTGACGGATAAAGAGGGCGTATGCAATACGCCCCTACAAGAAACTTAGGATGAGGGGGGATTCAATTTACCACCTTGACAGGGCTAGTTCTAGGAGATGCTCCTGAGAACGGGTGAGGATATACTCTTGTCGCCGGAGCCGTGTTGCGCTGTCTGTGCAAATTCTTCTGCGGCTTTGAGTAAAATCTGGCTTAGGTGGAGAGAATATTGACGCTTCTGGGGATCTTTTAGGGTGGAAACTGACAGAAGCTGACGACTACAGCCTATTAAATTAAACAAGTATAACTGACGGTCAAACAACTCCGGTGATATCTCGAACTGCTGCGAGTAGGCTTGACGTATCGCCTGATGGACTTCGCTGCCGATCCCAAAGGGACGAATGAGGCGATCGAACTCCAAAGCAACGGGACGAGTATGATGGGCTTCCCAATCCATTAAGACTAACTCTTCATTGGGCCCCACACAAGCGTTACTTAAACACATATCGCCTAGACCCGCTACAAACGGGACAGCCATATCCAATTCAGGAAGCTGATCCACGAGTTTGTAGAAGCGTTGGGATTGGGCTGGATTTAGGTCTGCGATCGCAGCACTGCGTAAGGCATCCTCCAGTAAATCCGTAATTGTTTCGCTAAAAACGCTGGAGTACGGCTGCCATTGTGGGGAGCTATACCAAGTTAGTAAACTGGGGAGAAACCGATCAATCAGCAGTTGCCGATCTTCGCGCTTCTGAGGGTTTAGTACACGGATACTCAGCCGTTCTTCTAGGAGATAGGACAGATTACCGTATTCTCCAGCCGCAAATACCTGTGGGACTCGAACCGCAGTGCTGTCCCCGAGCTTTTGCCGTAATAAGTCCCGGCCTTCTTGTTCATTAATAAACCAGGGTTTTGTGGGATTGTCCCCTTCAGATCTGCTCTTCTGACGGACTTTAAGAGTGACATGGGGATAAAACAAACGAAGGCCCTTACTCACATCGCTCCCGAGACGAATGGATGTGGCATGGGTTTCGATGGTGGGATGGGAGTACAGAAAGAAGCGTGTTACCGCTACAAGTCGTTGCATTCGTCCCCCCCGGTGAGAAAAACTCTGGAGCAATGATAGAAAATTCGCGAGGTTGGCAACCCGGTAATGTCCTGAACTCCATTCGAGAAAGAAATGAGACTCTGGAGAAGCCAACGGTGAGAGCTTAGCTTCTAACTTAGGTAAAGCTGAGATGAACTCCTCATAATCTTCAAACTTTTGTTTAAACAATCTTCAGTCCCTCCATGTAATCCGCTAAAAAAATTTCAAAAAGAGCGTTCCAGGTTTTCTAAAAACGGAAGTTAACGTCGCGCTGCTCACTCTTGCCGTCGCTCTTAGTTGGCTGGCGCTGGTTTAAGATTTGGTTAAGTTAATTTTAACGTTGCTCAAGTTGAGATGTCAAGTTGGCTCTTTTACTACATGAATCAGCCCCTCAATCCAGACTTCAATCCCACATTCCGCACTTCAGCCTTATATAGTGCGCCAGTCAACCTAGTACAGATGGGCAAAAGAACATAATCGGCTCTAATCAGAGGAAGGGCAGATGGTCCCAGAAGAAGGGGCTAGGCTCAGGCTGTCGCGACTTAATTAATAATGCCGACTCCAAAAGCCCTAGTCTGTAAATGATCCAGAACGGCAGCATCCGTTACTAGAACAAATATCGCGCCGGGGAACTCATCTCTATCGATTAGTAGAAAGCGCCAAGTTAGTCTTAAATCTTTGCAGCAGAAACACAGATTTTGATGAATTTGTTGACGGATATCTAGAAAATGTAGTCTTCAACTATGAATTCACAAGGGAAAGATTGTCAAAATGTCTTTAAAAATAAGAAACCATTCTAATATTATTGCCGAATTTATTCCAACTAAGATTAATTGTGAAATTAAGCGAATCTAATTACCTACGACAGCGTCAGATAATTGTTTGTTAAAACTGTTAGATGATGAATCAGGTTATCAGTCGGATGTGATTGTGCTGGATAAAAGCGAGTTAAGCAAGGAACCCCGTGGGCAAAAGGAGTCTATTATTATATTACTCTGGAGAGTTCGGTGCGGTTGGTGGTAAAAGTGGTTAGGCGAAATTGAGGTAATGATTATTTAAAAATAACGGGATACTGTGAGTCGTTGGAGATGCTCAAATACTGGATTGTAGACTATCTTGTGTTGGGGTATGCGTTTTATTGGTAATCCTAAATCTCTGACTCTTTCGGGTTATCAAATGGTCGAGGGGGAGTATGAAGTGAGGCAATTTCGAGGGAATGAACGAGGGGGGTATCTGGGTTTTCCAGAATTAGCATTAACCGTCAGCCAGATTTTTGAAAATTAGTGATGCGGCTGTGAGAGTGAGGGAGGGGGTTCGGTTGTCATTGGTCCTTAGTCATTTGTTCATTAACGAAGGAGCAATGACCAAGGACCAATGACCAAGGCCCAATGACAAAATTGCTAGACTGGTCTACACTGGAAAACCACTAAGAATGAATGGGACTGCAATCATTGGCAGCAAGGCAAAACCAGGGGAATAAGGGGTCCATCAATATTGATGAAGGGGTGATCGGATTTTAAAAAACGATGAGAATAATTGGCCCAGGAATCGCCTGCACTCGCGAACATTAAGGGATATTGCCCGATCGCCCCAAAAGGAGCGCCTAATCAGTCCGGAGCAAGCAGGGTGGCTCATTTACTGTCTAAAGCACTAAAATATGGGATTTTTTACCGCGAAAAGACACAGGCCGATCGCCTATCGTAATCCCTACTTATCCAAATTTGCACTTTTCACATGGACACCCAAACATTGCCATTGGTTCGACTCAAACGCAGTTTAAGTTTTTTAGAGACTTGGGGTTTTGGCTTAAGCGGACTCCTATTATGGCTGGGCCCAGCACCGGCGATGAATGCAGCTTTGGGAGCCCAAGCCATTTTTGTCTGGATTCCTGCCGCGATGATTGGCTGCTTACTCAACCTCCAAGTCCAACATTTGGGGATGCGCTGGCCCGATATGTCCGGTGGAACCCCCAATTATGCAGCCAGACTGCTGGCGAAATATCCGATCGCCGCACGTTATGGGGCAGTCGGATATTGGCTGGGATGGGTTTCCGTACCGCCCATGAATGCCATCATCCTCTCGGATTTAGTGATTGCCAATTTAAGCCCGGTTGGTCTTTCCTTGCCAGAAAATCTCTTACGGATCGGATTTACTGTCATCCCCTATATTGTCGCATTTAGTGGCACCCGAACATTAAGCATCTTGCACCTGTGTTTCGTCATCCCGGCAGTCGGGTTTTTGCTCACCTTTGGCTTGCAAGGCTTGGGTTGGCTGACCTTTGCGCCAGCTAGTCCGGGCATTTTACCGAGGGATTGGGGTCAGTTTAACCTCATCGAATGGGCCAAGTGGTTTTTTGTCGCCGTTTATGCAGCCTATGGTTGTGAAACGGCCTCTTCTTTTGTCGCCGATAGTCAGCAGCCGAGAAGGACCCTGAAAACCTTATCCTTTGCGGCGGTATTATTACCAATTGTCTATGTGGGTGGCTCATGGATTTTGATGTGTTTAGCCAGTGACCCAAATTTAGGGAATAATACATTTTTGCATTTAGTCGCCGGGGCTCAACCCTTTTGGGGATCAGCGGCTTCGACATTGGTGACGTTCCTCCTCTCGGCAGGATGTTTACTCAGTTCAACCACCGCCATTTGTAACTCCCCACGGGTTTTGTATCAGTTAGCTCTGGATGGGTATATGGCCCCGGTATTTGGGGTTGTATCATCTCGGGGGGTGTTTGGACCTGGGTTATTGTTCACTTTTATCTTAAGTTTGATTTGCCTGCTGTGGGGGGATGTCTCTCATGTGGTGATGGTGACGGGTACGGGATATCTTTCGTCGATGATGGCGGTGCATTTGAGTTTATGGCTCAATCGCGATCGCCCGGAGGTGAAATGGCCCCGGTGGTCTTTACTGTTCCTGATCGTTGAAAGTTTCGTGATGGTAGTCGGGGGGTTCGCCTGGGGGTGGAACTATTGGCTGATGGGATTGTTGCTTGCCCCCACGATTCTTGTGGTGGATGCGCTGATCCGACGCCGTTCTGTTCCCTTATTTCGGGTGGAGTGGTGGTTGGCACTGTATCGCCGTCGCAGTTCAGGACAGTTCAAAAATTTTGATGTTTTACAAGTCGGTGTTTTACTGTTTTTAATCTGTGGGGCGTTAACGGTGGGCTGGGTAGTCCGAACCGCGCTTGCTCAAAGCGGTTTAGGCGTTGGCAGTGAGCTGTATGTGTTGTTGTTGCTCAGTATTGCTTTGGTTGGGGTGGCGATCGCCTGTTGGACGACTTTGCCGCAAATTGCCTCAATTCTGGAAGCCCAAGAAGCTACGGAACACTTATTTAAGGTTGCCCTCGATCCGATTATGGTGATTGATGAGCAAGGGGCGATCGCCCGGGCGAATCCCGCTGCTTGTGAGCTATTTGGGGTTTCAGCCCAAACCTTAGCTGGGGTGAAAATGGCCGAACTCTTACCCGGACTCAGGGATGCTCCCCAGTTTTGGCCTCCACGTTGTGAGCAGCTTGTCAACCCCACGGCAGTCGCCTTCCCCCAGGATCAATCCTCTGTACAACCGTTCGCTCAAAAAACTGTAGAAGTCTCCGTTTCTTCTCGGACCCATTGGGATCAAATCGAGTATGTTGTGATTTTACGAGATATCACTCCGCGTAAACAGGCCGAAGCAAAATTAAAAGCGGCATTTGCCCGCCAAGAACAACTCACTGCTACTGCTACTCGACAAGCACAGGAACTCAAAACTGCTTTATCGGAACTCAAACAAACCCAATCCCAACTGATTCAAACTGAAAAAATGTCTAGCCTGGGGCAACTGGTGGCTGGGGTAGCCCATGAAATTAATAATCCGGTCAACTTTATCTATGGCAATTTAACCTATACCAGCGACTATACCACGGATCTCTTGGCTTTAATTCATCTTTATCAAGCCTCTTATCCTGAGCCAAATCCAGAGATTGATGCCTTGATTGACCAAATTGAACTAGATTTTTTGACGGAAGATTTACCCAAGATGATTGCTTCGATGAAAGTCGGTGCAGAGCGGATTCGGCAGATTGTTTTAACCTTGAGAAATTTCTCCAGGATTGATGAATCAGACATGAAGCCTGTTAACATTCATGAAGGGATTGAAAGTACCTTATTAATTTTGCAAAACCGGCTCAAGCCCACCGCTCAATATCCGCGCATTGAAATCATCGAGGAGTATAGTGAGTTACCGGAAGTGGAATGTTTCGCAAGTCAGCTTAACCAGGTGTTTATGAATATTCTCAGTAATGCGATCGATGCCCTGCATGAGCGGGTTAAAGCGGCTATCCTGACCCCTGATGGGGGAGAGGTCCCAAGTCCAAGGATTACGATTCGCACTGCTGCATTGGATTCGCACTGGGTGAGAATTGCGATCGCTGATAATGGGCCAGGAATCCCAGAAAGCATCTGCAACCGACTGTTTGATCCCTTTTTTACCACCAAACCTGTTGGAGAAGGAACGGGTTTAGGATTGTCTATTTGTTATCAAATTGTGGTAGAAAAACATGGTGGGCGGTTGTATTGTGCTTCGGAACCGGAACAAGGGACGGAATTCATCATTGAAATCCCAGTCAGAACCGTTAAAAAAACGGCCCAACGGGAAGTGATTAGGGCGATCTGATTAAAGTTGTCTAAACTCTGTTTAAATGGTTTGTAGTAACCCCTTTAATAGGTGAGCTATCCTACCCTACTCCTAACTTCCGGGGGAGATATTGTAATAGGGATGGGGAGTGATTTGTGGATTTTAACCACTGATTTCACGGATTTTCACGGAGGGGTTCGGCAACCATCGGCGGGGTTCAAACTGACTAAAAAACTTATATTCCGATCGCCTTTTACTCTTTGGGTTTCCATCCCATCACCCATTTTGTCACTCCCCAGGCTACAATCGCACAACCAAAACTGGCAAGCAGGGCGATCGCAAAAGGATGGAGTTGTTCACCCCGATTTTCTGCCCAGGGAGAAGCGATCGGTTCTTCAAAGAGTAAACCCGAGGTAGAGGCAACGATCGCCCCGGCGGCAATTCCCACCCCCACTGCCTGGATTTGGTCTTGTAATTGTTGGTTTTGCTGTTCCAACCGGCGATCGCGTTGGGTTTGTTCGATTTCTACGATGCCGCGAATCGAGGCAACTGCCTTATCCGCTAAACTCGAACCTTCCACAAAATAATTGAGTTCATCGCTGATGCGGGTTTGGAAATAGGCAGAGGTTTGACTGGCAAAATCTCGGAAAAAATCCAGATCCTCCGGTTTTACCCCATATCCCTGTTCTTTGAGCCGCTTAACAATCGCCTCCAAACTGACTTGATAATTTTTAGTATTGATAGCGATAGTATTGCGACTATGCTTGTAATTTCGCAACAGTCGGGCATATTCCAAATCCAACTGCGCCAATTTCTTTAATACCTGTTTCAGGTCTTCTAATTCCTCCTGACTCAATGCCAGACGAGTCTTATTTTTCTCTAACTCCTGCTTAAAAGACTTGACTTTTTTCTCTAAATCTGTATAAATAGAGTAGGTTTTTTGATATAAAGTTCGGGTTTCCCGATAGGCTGAAATTACCTTATTTCGATAATAAAATAAATTGATAAACTCCCGATAGGCATCCACAAATTTCTCACTGGGCAATTCTGCGCGAAACAGGAGAATCAAAATATGGGGTTGCACCTGCGCTTCCTCCCCCAGATTCGCCTCCAAAACTTGCCCGCCAAACTCAAAAATCGGACTCCCGAATAGTTCCCCCAGTTGCTGCAACGGTGGACGGTTTTTATGGGAGGGACTCACCTGTTTCACACAGTTACCGGCGAAATCTTGTAAATTTTCTGGCGATTTATCAGTTTCCGATTCCGGTAAAAATGCGGTTAATAGCAAAGTTTGCCCCAAGGAACTCTGAACCACATGGGGGAGAAAAAGTAGCCTATCTGTATTCAACTTTTGCCAAAACGAAATCGGCACGGGAGCAGTTTTCTCCCCATTTTCTGTTTCGGGACGGCGCAAATTGAAAGTTAAACTATAACTATCATAAAGCCGATGAGTCAACAACAGCCCCGCAATCGGTAAATCGGAATCAGGCAGTTTTCCCGTTAATTCCAATTGTTTTTGCGGATGGAGATTAACTTGTGCGCCTAGGGGTTCTGGCGAGTTGTCGGGATACCCGGGGATATGCAGGGGTTCCGCAAAACCCAACGCTTTTAAAATATCGTCCCCCCTTTCCCATAACTGTTTGGGATGGGGTGCCAGAGAATCGGGTTCCCCTGTCAATCCTCGCCAGAGATGAAAGGCAAATAAATGTAAATTCGGCGCATAAACCAACGGGATTAGGGATTTTTCTGAGTCCATCTGTTTAAAGTTTGCTTAACGTAAAGAAACAAAGAAATTTTTTCTGCCTTGGGGGCCTGAGTAATGATAACCGTTCTCTCCGTTTCTTCGATAATTTCAACATTAGGAATGAGCGAATAGGATTGATTCGGGTCCGGTTCAGGAATTTTCTTGACTTCCTTTCTGTTTTGTTCACGAGCTTTTTGAATCGCTTTTTCTGCTTGGGGAAATTGTTCCATCCAGGTCATAATCAGTTCTGCTGCCTGATTGATATCCCCATCAGAAAGTTGCTCTAAATCTGCTGCAAGTTTTTGAACTTGTGGCAAAGCATCAGGCTGTAAAATGGGCGGTTTTGCTTCCAGGAGTTGGGCGAACATTACTAGGGTTTCAGTTGAGTCTTTCATGGTTATTTTACTTTCGGTGTAAAACTGTTCTTCCTTGAGATATGAATCGATATGAGCAGCAAAATCAACCGGGCCTTGAATTTTGATGCGCTTTAACTTTTTGAACACATTCATGTTGTTGAGTGATGATAATCGCCTTCAGGTGCGTCCAATACAGATTTGGGAGTGCGAGCATCTTGCTCGCTATTGTCCCAAGCGAGCAAGATGCTCGCACTCCTTTAAATGCCCAATTCTCAAACCCCGATCGCACAAAAAGCCGCCCAATGGATAGGATGCTGATAGGGGCGATAATCCGGACGTTTAAAGCCTAAGTTTAACCGCTCTCGCA includes:
- a CDS encoding serine hydrolase domain-containing protein; translated protein: MNPKPRRTSFMITPLYLLGSLLLSSCFAIPLGESGAEVGESSEFAFGAKRTAEIDRLVADSLWENGPGVAVLILDQGAIWQKGYGFSDVVAQRPITPDTVFDLASVSKQMTAIAILILMEAGELELEDAVIQHLPDFADPNPDNPILIADLLYHTSGLADYTGDAWQGTDAAFARLTVEDHLQWLNTQEIEGDRAVEFEYNNSGYALLALIIERVSGQSFGDFMAEQIFMPLGMNNTVVFADLAQQIPNRAEGYAVSPEGKFNPSALPSVIAGDGNIFTSIADLARYDQGLRNGDLVEPATLQLAFTSGTLDNGESFAYGLGWAVGADYVEHSGSWYGTSTFYRHYIEKPVTIIVLSNDENYPVDELVDDLAKLLGY
- a CDS encoding type II toxin-antitoxin system VapC family toxin, which translates into the protein MKNSTFIDTSGWANLFIKTEPHHQQAVQWFTQAREQNYLMVTTNYIVLELVALLNSPLRVPRPQIFQYIDAIHSARYLQLVRVEQQIENAAWELLKKRLDKNWSLVDATSFMIMQQLGITNALTSDHHFDQAGFIRLLNS
- a CDS encoding amino acid permease; amino-acid sequence: MPLVRLKRSLSFLETWGFGLSGLLLWLGPAPAMNAALGAQAIFVWIPAAMIGCLLNLQVQHLGMRWPDMSGGTPNYAARLLAKYPIAARYGAVGYWLGWVSVPPMNAIILSDLVIANLSPVGLSLPENLLRIGFTVIPYIVAFSGTRTLSILHLCFVIPAVGFLLTFGLQGLGWLTFAPASPGILPRDWGQFNLIEWAKWFFVAVYAAYGCETASSFVADSQQPRRTLKTLSFAAVLLPIVYVGGSWILMCLASDPNLGNNTFLHLVAGAQPFWGSAASTLVTFLLSAGCLLSSTTAICNSPRVLYQLALDGYMAPVFGVVSSRGVFGPGLLFTFILSLICLLWGDVSHVVMVTGTGYLSSMMAVHLSLWLNRDRPEVKWPRWSLLFLIVESFVMVVGGFAWGWNYWLMGLLLAPTILVVDALIRRRSVPLFRVEWWLALYRRRSSGQFKNFDVLQVGVLLFLICGALTVGWVVRTALAQSGLGVGSELYVLLLLSIALVGVAIACWTTLPQIASILEAQEATEHLFKVALDPIMVIDEQGAIARANPAACELFGVSAQTLAGVKMAELLPGLRDAPQFWPPRCEQLVNPTAVAFPQDQSSVQPFAQKTVEVSVSSRTHWDQIEYVVILRDITPRKQAEAKLKAAFARQEQLTATATRQAQELKTALSELKQTQSQLIQTEKMSSLGQLVAGVAHEINNPVNFIYGNLTYTSDYTTDLLALIHLYQASYPEPNPEIDALIDQIELDFLTEDLPKMIASMKVGAERIRQIVLTLRNFSRIDESDMKPVNIHEGIESTLLILQNRLKPTAQYPRIEIIEEYSELPEVECFASQLNQVFMNILSNAIDALHERVKAAILTPDGGEVPSPRITIRTAALDSHWVRIAIADNGPGIPESICNRLFDPFFTTKPVGEGTGLGLSICYQIVVEKHGGRLYCASEPEQGTEFIIEIPVRTVKKTAQREVIRAI